AAACAAAAAGGGCGCCGTAAGGCGCCCTTCTACATATCGAATCAGCGGATTAGAACATCCAAGATGTTGGATTCTCGATTGGCTCGTTTTTGTCCAGCGCTTTAAGCCCTTTAACACAACGTACAATTAGCCATACAAGATAAAATAGAATGATTGCGAAACCGATTACAACAACAGAAAGAATTGTTCCAATCACAACATACAATAAACCAATCCAGAACGTACGGATTTGATACTGATAATGTGTTTGAAGCCATTCTGGTGCATCTTTTTTATTAACATATGCCATGATCACGCCGATCAAACCTGTAATACCTAAAATAATGCTCGCTAGGTAAAGTACATAGTTAATCTTAGCGCCATTTTTTGCCGACGCATCTTGCTTTTCGTTAGTTTCAACTACCTGGTCAGTCACCTTTTATCTCCTTATGATGAACTTATTTGTTGCCAGAATGCTTAATTTACAAGCATCTGAAATTATTGCAATAAGAGAATCACTGGGCGGAGCTGTTAAGATAAAAAACTATCTGAAAAACAGTAAACTATAAATCTACTACTTACTTGTATCGATATACAGACAACACATAATTTAGCTTTGTTGCACTGTACATGCGTGGCGTTATTGCAACAACTAAAGGCAGCAATACAGCCTGCCTTAGTTGTAACTTAATTCAAGCTTGCCTTGATAGTACTCACATCAGACAAATTTAGTTATTAAATCAACAGCGCGTATTGGCCGAAATGCTCTTTTTTATGCTTGTTCTCGCTATACATGTGTAACAAATTATTTGTTATGACCCAGCACTAAAAAATTAACCTTTTTGCTCCTTTTTACATTTTTAACTAAATAACCTAAGACAGTCGGATTGATTTAAATGGCGAACGGAATTTAATTGCAAAATAAGCAACAATGTAGATGTGAATACCTATATTTTACTATGCAACTTGTTAATCGATTACTTTTTAAACAGAAAATTCCTACATACTTGGTTACAGCACATCATAGTTTTCAAACACTCTTATGAAAATTTTAAGTTACCTTTTCAGTGCACTTTACCCAATGCCACATTAAAGGACACGAAAATGAAAACACTATTAATCACAGCAGGAATCGCACTACTCTCATTAACTAGCGCGCCATCTTCAGCACATAACAAGCAAGTAGTTACAACAAACTCTTCAGCAGATTCAAGCCTTTGCGCTGCAATTATTAAAGATAAACCAGTGGTTATTACAAAACGCTTAAAGCAAGCGAGATTACGTAAACATCAAGCTAAAGAGGTGCTATTTTGTAATGGCCTTTCTCTTTCTGAGTTTGCACAAAAGCACAATTCATACAAAGCAATTGCGCACTTAAGACTTGAGCCAAGCCAAGAACAACTTGCAAACAACAACATTGTAAAATAAATGTTAAAAAGCTTCTTGCTTTTGTAAAGCAACATAACTAATCTTAGTTATGACATCCCAATCCAATAACTAAAAGGCGAGCAATTAATGTTTGCCTTTTGCTTTTTTAGCCACCGTTAAGATAGCATAGCTAAATACAGCTTACAGAAATCTTGATATGCTTGATTTAAATACCCTTTACATTGTTAGTGGCGTTGTTTTATTACTCTCGTGGTTTATTAGTTTTCAAGTTTGGCGAGAAAATAAAAGCGTCGATGGGGCGTTTACCAATCTGCTTTTACCGAGCTTAATGTTACTAGCTCTGTTTAGTTACTCTCTTTATTTATATCGCGTTATCGATATAAAAGCGGGTATTGCAAGTTTAATCATTCTGAGCTGCTCGATATTAAGTATTCATTGCCTACAGCGTTTTTTTGCGATTAACAGTATCGCTATAAAGCTATTTAACCTGGTGACTGTCTGCTGCATCATCATGTTTTCTTGGTATACCTATGGCGAATCAAATGCACACAATAGATTACTAATATTTAACCTTCAGCGGTTTCTTGAAGGCGTTATGATCCTATGGATTATGTTCACAATGGATACGTCAAATCACCGCTTCTCTAAACATATCTATTTATGCCACGCGCTTATTTTCATAACCGTATACCCAATTCGTACTTACTATCTTATGCCGCTAGGCACACCCGAATTATTTAAACATGAATGGTTTGCGATAGGTGCTATGGTTACGGGCATTGTCAGCCCATTACTTTACGCACTAGGTATGGCCTATTTATGCAGTGAACGAAAAGCTCTTCACTTTTCAGTCCTAAAAGATAAAGCCCAGCAAGATGCGGAGCTACGTGGTTTATTCTTAAGTACCATGAGCCATGAAATAAGAACCCCACTTAACGGCATTATGGGTAGTGCTCAATTAATTTTAAACCAATCACCTAGCGCCAAAGTGAAGCCTTACTGTGAAGCAATCATCAATTCATCAGAATCACTCAACTTACTAATTGGCAAAGTACTTGATTACGCACGTTTAGAACAAAATGCTGAAACAGGAACAGAGGAAGACATAGAGCTAACACCTTGGTTAGAAAACTTATGCTTGTTATATCGCCCTCTCGCCCAACAAAAACGCATAGATTTCAAACTAAACAATAACTTGCCGAAAAAAGCGTGCTATTACTTTGACCAACAAAGCGTGCGCCAAGTACTGATTAATTTACTGGGAAATGCCATTAAATTTACCGACACAGGCCAAGTTACACTGTCGGTTGAAGTTCTTTCTAAAGCGCCTCTAGAGCATATTGTAAGATTTACCGTAACAGATTCAGGCCCAGGCATTGCGGCATCAGAAATTGAACAATTAAAAGAACCTTATGTTCAAAGTGATGCTGGAAAAATAAAAGGTGGAACTGGCTTAGGGTTAGCAATAAGTGAGCGGTTACTTAACAAAATGCAGAGCGAGCTCAATATTGAAAGTACACTCGATTTAGGTAGCCGTTTTAGTTTTGATATTCGCTTTAGTCTTGGAGAGCTAAGCCTTGTTGAACAAACCAAAGAAAAAGCCGATACACTAACTGGATTATCTGTATTACTAGTTGAAGATCTTCCATTAAATCAAAAGCTCGCAATTGAGTTTATGGCGATGGATCAACACCAAGTCACACTGGCAAGTTCCGGCGAAGAAGCGATTCAAATACTACAAAAACAGGCATTTGACCTAGTGTTACTCGATATGAATTTACCTGATTTCTCAGGTCAGGAGGTTGTAAAGAAACTAAACGACATTGACCATATCAATTCTCACACGCCAATTTTAGCGTTTACCGCAAGCTTAAGCCCGGACGAGGTAAAAGAGTATTTAACGCTCGGCATCAAAGATATTGTCGGCAAGCCAATTAAACTCGAAAAGCTGCGCCAAGCCATTTTTAACTCGCAACAACAGTCTTTTTCGCAAACCAGCCAGAATGTCGAAGACATATTATTTGATGCAAGCGCAGCACAAAGCCTGAGTGCATCTTTTGCGCAAGAAGAGTTTAATGCCATTTACGATGAATTTATTATGTCGCTACGCGACAAACTGGCACGCTGCGAAACAGGTTTTGAAAAACAAACTGATGAAACAATTCGCACCTTACATCGCTTAGCCAGTACCGCATTACAACTAGGCTTTAACCGTTTCGGATTGGCACTAAAACAAAGTGAACGAGACTTACTAAATAACAAGTTAGTATTTGATAACGAATATTTAAAACAACTTTGGCAGCAAAGCTTAACAAGTTATTTAAAGTATGCACGCGAGCAACTATAAACAGCAAAATCATTTAAATTCAAAGAATTAAAATGGCTTAAATATAAAATAGATATAAAAACGAGCAAGAAAGAGTTGCGTGTTCGCCACGGCTTCGCCACGCTAGGCATCGACTAATAATCATATAAGAAAATGTTATGACTCAATCTTGGTTTGCTGTTTCTGCACTTATCAGCATCGCCTTTTCAGGCGCACTCAGTGCGTCCACGCTATACAACGATGGCCCATATCTGTTTTATAACAATAATAAAATTGAACGCATTGATATCGTTGCCAATAAAAAAACGGTGTCAGAGTACAATGGCCCACTCACAATAACGCCAACCTTCAACGCAAATCGCATCGACAACTTTCAGAGCGTCGAAAAGATTGCGGCAATCAGTGATATCCATGGGCAGTTTGATATTTTCAAAACCTTATTAGTGAATAACAAGGTTATCGATCAATCTCTAAATTGGTCTTTCGGTAAAGGGCATTTGGTGATTACCGGTGATATTTTTGACCGTGGCGACACAGTTACTGAAGCGCTGTGGTTAGTTTATAAATTAGAACAACAGGCATTAGCGGCGGGCGGAAAGCTTCATTACCTGCTAGGTAATCACGAATACATGGTACTACGTGATGATCAACGATATTTGCACCCGAAATATGTGCATTCAGTATCGCACTTTAATAACGACTTACGTCAGCAATACAGTAACAACAGCGTATTAGGCCGCTGGCTGCGCAGCAAGTCGACGATCATTAATATCAATGGTTTTATTTTTCTACACGGCGGCATTCACCAAGACTTCTTAGACCTTAAACTGAGCTTAGAGCAAGCTAATAGTGAGTTTCGTAAAACTATTGGTTTAGGCAAAAAAGCGTTAAAAGAAAACCCAACGTGGCTAACACTACATGGCAGTAACGGCCCTATTTGGTACCGCGGCTACTTTAGAGATGACACGCTCAACGCTACACAAGTCGATGCCGTTTTATCACAACTTAATGCTAAAAAGGTTATTGTAGGTCATACCTCAATGCCAACCATTGAAACACGCTTTGACAGCAAAATCATCGCGATTGATAGCTCAATCAAGCGAGGAGAAAAAGGCGAAATATTACTTTGGCAAAATGGCGAATTCAAACGTGGTTTAATGTCGGGCGAGCAAAAGCCATTGCAATAAGCTTGCGCGAATCTATAAATATGGCAAGATGTTAAGTCATCCCAAGCCTTAAGGCTTTTTATTTGAGTTCAGGTATTTACAAACATACTCAAGTGTTAAGAGTGGCAAAATGAATTTAGCGAACACCAACAAAACAAAAAAATGGCTCACACTATCCAGCACTTTGTTGCTAGCGCTAAATTCATCATTTTTAACAGCCAGTGAGGACAATGACTTATTTAGCCTCTCATTAGAACAACTGCTCAATGTCGAGGTCTCTTCTGCGTCTCTAACAAAAGAGACACTGAGTGAGGCGCCTGTTCCGGTCACCGTAATTACCGCAAATATGATTTCGCAATCAGGTGCTCGCAACATTAAAGATTTGCTCGTCACCTATGTACCAAACATCACCCATGTTGAAGATCAAAATGAACCTAACATTGCAGCTCGCGGGGTATTTACGTCTTCACAACAAAAAATATTATTCTTGATTGATGGCCACAGGCTAAACAGCCGAAGCTACTCAATGGCATCACCCGACTACGCCATTAGCCTCGACAAAATAAAACAAATAGAAGTGCTAAGAGGGCCGTCGAGTTCAATTTATGGCAATGTGGCACTCACAGCCACCGTTAATATCATTTTAAAATCAGCTACAGAGCTCGAAAACTCCAAACTAGCTGTAACTGTCGGGAATCAAGGGCATAAACAAGCCAGTGTAACCTATGATAAACAAGGTGATAGCTGGGATTTACTGGCATGGGCACAAGTGTTTTCTGCAGAAGGTGAAACACACGCAATCTCCCCACAAGACAATTACTCACCCAACCCGATTGTTGATGCAGAAGCGAACCTAGGAGCTTATCAAGACATCAATACATATGATATTGGCGCTAAACTTAACTACCAAGATTGGCGCATTTTCGCCAACACTAGACGCTCACATTATGTTGAACCCTTTACAACGGGCGGCCTTAGTGGCGAAGGTTATGTGTATGACAAAATCCGTAAATACCAAGGTACGGGACCAGGCTTTAGTTACACCGCATCACACTTCAATGTAAATCACAGCGATACTTTATTTGATTGGCAGTGGCATCAAGAGCTTTATTTTGATCAAAATGAAGTAGATACGGTTGTGGTAACACAGCCAACAACCAATAATGCCCTTCGCGTTTATTGGCAGGAACGCTCTTCAGGGCTACTAACTCACCTCAGTAAACGTATTGGTAAATGGGATTATTTGGTCGGTTTACAGCTAGATCATATGAAAGTAACCGATTCTGATTTCAAAGCATCGCTAAATGGTGAAGATTACCTTCCGGCTGATCAGCAAACACCACTGTTAAAAGAAAGCAGCGAATCGATTTATTCAGTATTTGCACAAGTTAAATACAGATTGTCAGAACGTTGGCTGGCAAACGCAGGTGCAAGGTACGATCAAAAAAATCGGATTGGCAGCGATAATATTGACGATTTTAGCCCACGTTTGGCGATTATTTACCAAGGGGAAAACGGCTATAATTTTAAAGCGTCTTATGCCACTTCGTTTGTCGACGCAACCTATTGGAACCGCTTTAGTACATTAAGCTCATTTCGTGGCGCGCAAACACTTAAACCCGAAAAGCTCGCCTCATTACAACTAACACCTAGCATAAAGCTACCTGAACATCAGTTTTATGGCGCCGTTAATGTATTTTACAATCAGCTCGATGACTTTATCTTTCGCGATAATTACGCTGGTGCAAATGAGCCTAATTATTCTAATGCCGGTGACTTAACCACTTGGGGTGTAGAGTTAGAATCTCGTATTACCAAGCGTAATATTACATGGCATGCCACTTTGGGTTATCAAGCGGTTATTGACTCTGAACGCTTTGCCACGAGCGGTGATGATATTAATAATGTACCTAGCATCACGGCAAACTTAGTTACCAGCTGGCCAATTTTTGAAGATGCAAATGCAAGCCTCACTGTGCGCTACATTGGTGAGCAAACATCACCCATTCATATTATTTCGAATGGCCAAGAAATTAGCGATCCTTATCCAAATCAAGGTGCTAATTTTAATGCGCCTAATTATAAAGTCGATGACGTTATATTACTCAACGCAGCCCTTGATTATCAGTTAAGTAACAGCTTAAACCTAGCATTAACTGCGCATAACTTACTGGATGCCGAGTATCAGCAAGGGGGCACAACATTACACCCATACCCACAGGCAGGACGCAATGTTCGGGCAACATTGAGTTATGAGTTTTAGCTCACCAAAATTTAGATGATAGCCATTAGCCACCATCAGATACACTGCCCGACGCCGCAATAGCTGCTGTTGTCGCTGCCGTGGTTGCTGCAATAGCTGCATTACCCGCAACCGTTCCGCTTACAGACGCTGCGTGATTACCGACATCGATAATACATGTGCCGTAACCCAAGCCTTTTAGCGAATTAGTCCATATCTGTTCGCCTGTAGCTTTATCTAAACAAAATAAATGGCCAGAGGAAGATGCGTACACCTTGGTATTATCGCTACTTACTACAGTGATTACTCCTGATTTTAACTTTTTACGCCAAAGCTCACTGCCATCGTCTTTATTAATTGCAACAACATTTCCATTAATACCCAAAATAAGATAATTCATAAACCCTCCTTTTAGTGTCAATACCAGCTTGCGCGATTTCATTGAAAAAGCAAAGACCATTCAACACTGCCATTCCCCACTCATCATTAAATCTGTTATTTCATGTTAAAAAACGTTAGATTGAAGCCTGTTAAACAGGAGATGCAATTATGGAACAGTTTGATATTACGATAATAATTGGCTTAGCCGTCGTATTTATTATTTTAGCCCTAGGGGTAAAAATGGTGCCGCAAGGCTACACCTATACGGTAGAGCGTTTTGGTAAATACACCCGAACTTTACCGCCAGGCCTACAGTTAATTATCCCATTGGTAGATACCATTGGCCGTAAACAAAATATGATGGAACAAGTACTTGATGTACCACCACAAGTAGTCATTTCATCAGACAACGCACAAGTTACTACCGATGCAGTATGTTTCTATCAAGTACTTGACCCAGTTAAAGCATCGTATGAAGTAAATGACTTAGAACGCGCTATGCGTAACCTAGTAATGACCAACATCCGTGCAGTACTTGGTTCGATGGAGCTTGATGAAATGCTTTCGAACCGCGATCGGATTAATGGTTCACTGCTGGTAAAGGTAGATGAAGCAACCGATCCTTGGGGTGTAAAAGTAACCCGAATCGAAATCAAAGATATAGCACCACCAATGGACTTAGTGGATGCCATGGCTCGTCAGATGAAAGCCGAACGTGAAAAGCGTGCCAATATTTTAGAAGCTGAAGGTGAGCGTGAAGCAGCAATTAAGGTTGCCGAAG
This region of Pseudoalteromonas spongiae UST010723-006 genomic DNA includes:
- a CDS encoding DUF4870 family protein, producing MTDQVVETNEKQDASAKNGAKINYVLYLASIILGITGLIGVIMAYVNKKDAPEWLQTHYQYQIRTFWIGLLYVVIGTILSVVVIGFAIILFYLVWLIVRCVKGLKALDKNEPIENPTSWMF
- a CDS encoding DUF3718 domain-containing protein, which codes for MKTLLITAGIALLSLTSAPSSAHNKQVVTTNSSADSSLCAAIIKDKPVVITKRLKQARLRKHQAKEVLFCNGLSLSEFAQKHNSYKAIAHLRLEPSQEQLANNNIVK
- a CDS encoding response regulator; amino-acid sequence: MLDLNTLYIVSGVVLLLSWFISFQVWRENKSVDGAFTNLLLPSLMLLALFSYSLYLYRVIDIKAGIASLIILSCSILSIHCLQRFFAINSIAIKLFNLVTVCCIIMFSWYTYGESNAHNRLLIFNLQRFLEGVMILWIMFTMDTSNHRFSKHIYLCHALIFITVYPIRTYYLMPLGTPELFKHEWFAIGAMVTGIVSPLLYALGMAYLCSERKALHFSVLKDKAQQDAELRGLFLSTMSHEIRTPLNGIMGSAQLILNQSPSAKVKPYCEAIINSSESLNLLIGKVLDYARLEQNAETGTEEDIELTPWLENLCLLYRPLAQQKRIDFKLNNNLPKKACYYFDQQSVRQVLINLLGNAIKFTDTGQVTLSVEVLSKAPLEHIVRFTVTDSGPGIAASEIEQLKEPYVQSDAGKIKGGTGLGLAISERLLNKMQSELNIESTLDLGSRFSFDIRFSLGELSLVEQTKEKADTLTGLSVLLVEDLPLNQKLAIEFMAMDQHQVTLASSGEEAIQILQKQAFDLVLLDMNLPDFSGQEVVKKLNDIDHINSHTPILAFTASLSPDEVKEYLTLGIKDIVGKPIKLEKLRQAIFNSQQQSFSQTSQNVEDILFDASAAQSLSASFAQEEFNAIYDEFIMSLRDKLARCETGFEKQTDETIRTLHRLASTALQLGFNRFGLALKQSERDLLNNKLVFDNEYLKQLWQQSLTSYLKYAREQL
- a CDS encoding metallophosphoesterase; protein product: MTQSWFAVSALISIAFSGALSASTLYNDGPYLFYNNNKIERIDIVANKKTVSEYNGPLTITPTFNANRIDNFQSVEKIAAISDIHGQFDIFKTLLVNNKVIDQSLNWSFGKGHLVITGDIFDRGDTVTEALWLVYKLEQQALAAGGKLHYLLGNHEYMVLRDDQRYLHPKYVHSVSHFNNDLRQQYSNNSVLGRWLRSKSTIININGFIFLHGGIHQDFLDLKLSLEQANSEFRKTIGLGKKALKENPTWLTLHGSNGPIWYRGYFRDDTLNATQVDAVLSQLNAKKVIVGHTSMPTIETRFDSKIIAIDSSIKRGEKGEILLWQNGEFKRGLMSGEQKPLQ
- a CDS encoding TonB-dependent receptor plug domain-containing protein yields the protein MNLANTNKTKKWLTLSSTLLLALNSSFLTASEDNDLFSLSLEQLLNVEVSSASLTKETLSEAPVPVTVITANMISQSGARNIKDLLVTYVPNITHVEDQNEPNIAARGVFTSSQQKILFLIDGHRLNSRSYSMASPDYAISLDKIKQIEVLRGPSSSIYGNVALTATVNIILKSATELENSKLAVTVGNQGHKQASVTYDKQGDSWDLLAWAQVFSAEGETHAISPQDNYSPNPIVDAEANLGAYQDINTYDIGAKLNYQDWRIFANTRRSHYVEPFTTGGLSGEGYVYDKIRKYQGTGPGFSYTASHFNVNHSDTLFDWQWHQELYFDQNEVDTVVVTQPTTNNALRVYWQERSSGLLTHLSKRIGKWDYLVGLQLDHMKVTDSDFKASLNGEDYLPADQQTPLLKESSESIYSVFAQVKYRLSERWLANAGARYDQKNRIGSDNIDDFSPRLAIIYQGENGYNFKASYATSFVDATYWNRFSTLSSFRGAQTLKPEKLASLQLTPSIKLPEHQFYGAVNVFYNQLDDFIFRDNYAGANEPNYSNAGDLTTWGVELESRITKRNITWHATLGYQAVIDSERFATSGDDINNVPSITANLVTSWPIFEDANASLTVRYIGEQTSPIHIISNGQEISDPYPNQGANFNAPNYKVDDVILLNAALDYQLSNSLNLALTAHNLLDAEYQQGGTTLHPYPQAGRNVRATLSYEF
- a CDS encoding PQQ-binding-like beta-propeller repeat protein, whose product is MNYLILGINGNVVAINKDDGSELWRKKLKSGVITVVSSDNTKVYASSSGHLFCLDKATGEQIWTNSLKGLGYGTCIIDVGNHAASVSGTVAGNAAIAATTAATTAAIAASGSVSDGG
- a CDS encoding SPFH domain-containing protein, whose translation is MEQFDITIIIGLAVVFIILALGVKMVPQGYTYTVERFGKYTRTLPPGLQLIIPLVDTIGRKQNMMEQVLDVPPQVVISSDNAQVTTDAVCFYQVLDPVKASYEVNDLERAMRNLVMTNIRAVLGSMELDEMLSNRDRINGSLLVKVDEATDPWGVKVTRIEIKDIAPPMDLVDAMARQMKAEREKRANILEAEGEREAAIKVAEGQKQAEILKAEGQLEAAKREAEARERLAAAEAEATRLVSDSIQNGDSRAINYFIAQKYMESLGKLAESDNNKVMMIPLEASNMLGSIAGVAEIAKEAFGKK